CTGGCCTGTAAGCCAAAAAAGCTACTTGACTTCTTTATGTCCTGTATGTTTCCTGCAACAGGGACAATATTTTTTAATCTCTAATTTTTCCTGTGTATTGCGCTTATTTTTTGTTGTAGAATAATTGCGGTTCTTACAGTCTGTACATGCTAATGTAATTATATCCCTCATATTTTTATCCTCTATTAAAACTGCATAATGCTGACTTTACTCGATCACCTTGGTTACGACCCCTGCCCCTACAGTCTTTCCGCCCTCGCGAACGGCAAACCTCAAACCCTCAGTCATGGCTATAGGGGTTATCAAATCCCCTTCCACTGTTATATTATCC
Above is a genomic segment from Nitrospirota bacterium containing:
- the tuf gene encoding elongation factor Tu (EF-Tu; promotes GTP-dependent binding of aminoacyl-tRNA to the A-site of ribosomes during protein biosynthesis; when the tRNA anticodon matches the mRNA codon, GTP hydrolysis results; the inactive EF-Tu-GDP leaves the ribosome and release of GDP is promoted by elongation factor Ts; many prokaryotes have two copies of the gene encoding EF-Tu), producing the protein DNITVEGDLITPIAMTEGLRFAVREGGKTVGAGVVTKVIE
- the rpmG gene encoding 50S ribosomal protein L33, whose product is MRDIITLACTDCKNRNYSTTKNKRNTQEKLEIKKYCPCCRKHTGHKEVK